aatgacgctagttaatgcatacgttgagacggcaaaagttccacagggaacgttaacgccattcaagaagaagaagggtatatcaacacgatcgaaagccttactaaagtcagtgtatagagcttcaacttgattaccattagccattgcattcaaagtgaatgtgacaaattccagcaaatttgttgttgttgatcgtcctttgaaaaaaccgtgttgcttattcgtaattcgtgtctttagttgttgaaaaagtttttggtttattatggcttcaaagagttttggaatgcaagaaataattgctactccacgataatttcttacatcggatctattaccggatttgaatattggtacaagaaaagagtttttccatatttttgggaacctttctgattccaatgacgtattgaaaagccataaaagtggatgagttaattcagatgccaaattttttataaaaaccggtgtTCAGATACCTTTGGAtattagcgtcagatttgtatttcttataaaatttatgtgccttctgttttttattttttagattctttatgctttgattaaaccaaatcggatattttgtgttcatatttctcctttttcgtcttCTTGGTATCTCctgctctataatttcattgatcatcgagtaaaaagtcgtcactgctacttcaatgttttccacacttctaaataaatcctgccagttgatatagttaagcttacaccttattgattggtaatttgctttagtgtaatcagagacttcctcaaattcataatcaaatggtttttgagtgttatctataaatatagaatattcgatagctgtgtggaaagcttcatttttccacagtggagttaatgattcggtcacacaaaaatcttcggtcatatttgttaacaagaaatccaagaagcatttctgtcgattctgaacattgtttatttgattcaacccaagaccggctattttatcaaaaataaattgcagagtcttattatcaccaacaactggaagctagataaattcattttcagaatcagtgataaagtccgcatttcgttgattgaaatctccgtatatatggatttttgattctggtgcaaaggaagataaaatattttcagcaacttaataaagaataaaaaaataaataaatatgtgtGACGTTGTGCAATATGGTGTCAGTTAATGTCAAAGCTCATGTTTACATTAGTGTTAtcctaaaaaaaaacacagactGTTTTTCGAGGATGCATGTGCCGCGATAGGTTGAGTTTATTGAGACTAATCGTTCACTTCCGGCATTGTGGGATATCAAGTGCCAGATTCCAACCAAGGCGCATGTATAAATGTaaaacaggtgaagcaacatcatcacttcaataagaaggggattacggtttgtggagcgggggttgtttgttttgttattgctaggatacgccatttttgcattttcacatgcgagagtagtggatgaactggataagaatgaaattctacaaaatcatcccttctttttcacataaattcgcgaaagctaaacatagtaggcatcgttcgaataagcgtcgtagcagtttgtagagagccgcaggcagcgttctgatgaatTCCTGTTCTTCCGACCGTGTAGAGATTTTCACCagagctgtttgtaaacaataccgacagcaattccaatatggttGAAAGtgtatttcatatgattgtttcacctggtatatatagaggcgccttggttccAACAAGTACTTGCGATGAAATATTGAACGTCAGTAGCCTGCCTTGCACAATATTCAGAACCGACTTCAATATCATCcccaaatgattcaatttcattGCACAAATATGACTGTGACGCCATAATATTGTACGTCTGTGGACAACCTTCAATAGTAATGTCAAAAAAATCGTACAAtagctaggtagtgcggactgaatcaaaacggctgtcaaaaaagatccaattgaaatgtcaaaagagatccaacgatcaggagtgttatttttcttatgataatcaacactataaaaaaggtattgttatcaaatgcaaaaataattaaacttataaaatgaacgaacttcatttttccgtcaattgtttaattggccattgcatctctgaaagagaatctcatattgcaaggtatcagaacttgaccgaatatcaacaaactacaaataacgcttagttcactccaaTATGCTCCGCCAACGGATTGGATGATAGTTTTTGCTGTACAAGGACAGCACACCAGTTCGATTAAAGACAGAGTGTACGCAACAGCAGCAAATTTGAAGCAGAATTTAAGAAGAAATTTAAGTGCTTGTATAATTTCATGTATATTTCTATAGTATTAAGTAAAATACAATGTACATAGTTATAGTAGTTTAAGTGTGTGTGTTGTATTTTGtctccgatgaaacgagtccctcaatctGCTACAGTCATGTGAATTTCcatgcgaatggaaaatccccgcTGCATCACTGCAATGAAGGCAGTCTGCATCGCGCCCACGGGGGGATTTTGGGTTCTCACGTTGGGCAATCCGCATAAAGGCTGCTTTGGTATCTCGCAGCGGGATTAAGTAGCAGTTTTCACAGTCCACTGCATTAAGACGCTATcaaaataattctgaaaatgtgtatgaaaggtttgctacacttttggtttccaataattcaaacatcgtacttactccactGATACGCGAAtccttattcggaactagtttgtcgtcTCCGCAAAAATCAACCCAGTGCGTCTGTAAATACGTTTCCGAAGCTATAAGAGCTAACGCgaacattttcactcgtattcgggcagcctttcactgagcaacgcatttttaatgtccactttccctgatataatttttctccgaatgaaataaaaacaaacgaagtcacagtcacgtaaatgtttactcctgtgatttgaaaacattcgatgaaaagtggaaagaagagttgccagatgatttttaaaaaaaggctgTAAACATATGAgaaagtctgttaaaaatgtggaaatgtctgtaaaagcGTGCGAATCTGTAGAAATCTCTTTTAATGTTAATTTTTCCAGATTCAttgatactttgtacatcgcgatgcacgctagattgtcttttgtatattattgtatattttgtatatgtacatcttttatatatacagccattccatgccaaaccgatatagtggttctcagatttcaatgaaaagtggtagttttgttctttatcgcaaaacattaaaccctttttttttcgttagggtgaccatttccattttagggtggtccgaaaaatcatttttccccagtttttcccaaaactgacttttttcaaaaaatcataacttttgaatcattgaaccgatttagattatcgacatatctaattgaagccaatgagctagcttttcattaaaatataatatattgaaattgtaaggaaaaaaaaggattttgtttttgtacttatcgattgtatttttttattattttgaactagagggcgctatatattttttatacttttcttgaaagcttgttatacataacatatctcgatttcagagatgcttttttttcgttattgggttttgattttttaaagttaaccggtggtccgaaaaatcatttttcctcttgagaaccactttattggcatgaaatggctgacagacctgtaatgcgacacgtttaattgggcatttttacctttaattggacgtttttgtaaacatcaagTTCGGGGCCTAAAATATggtcccaaattgaaagtcccAACCAGgcgtcgacactgtatcactctCATCGCCAATGTCTAATTACAAGTCAAaatagcctccaatgcgacactgagtggtgcctcggcatgtcgcattaaatgtgaaTAACTGTATATACACATACTAGCTCACCCGGTGAACTTCgtcccgggtcagctagtaaatgtagtatatgtcatatcattattgttttgatatgaattctatagaacgaatttcgaaacttttcctcatcataacattgttctgtGGGCAGAATaccacaaatacaataaaatgaagacagtcAAAAAAGGACCTTTCCTTCATCGGATTTGCGGATAAGCAACACAtttagccttccatttttattcatatagatagataaaagatataggaatgcgttgtaTTGTCTGAAAATCcagttccactttcgaacaaagatcaacttcgctagcgcaaatattgaatggactaaacgcgcttatcatgatgtaattttcggtcatatgagaattcatttttccgaattttcctacattccttctgagttttccggaaactttccgattttgctctccactatattgacctacgggaagagacgaatacaacaaaataaagaagtctAAAATCGGATCATCCCTTCTTCGAGGCTTgcttacgaacagatttggcctttcattttcatttatatagatagatataggctAACAGTGCGAGGTTGAAGGGATGCTCAAGGACTGGGATAAAACTCCGTGGGTTTCCATTTTCGCTCGGCtgtagtcaatcttaatattactcaaaaatgtGTGCTCCGCCgcagtgctacccctgtacggagtactgcgccgaaaagtatgcacatcgcgctggtgtgatcgaagagcagtatgaatttcatgtcgtctaaagacgacgctcgtacacacagctcgtcacgTGGTTGTCGTCAATAGACGACGcccgtaacgaaagggttaaggctttgagaatcaactcaCTGTCGTTTGCTCAAAGGATACCCCTCTAGGAGAGTCATTTTTTAGGAAATTAGCGACGCACATGTTGCACCGTACGTTTGCTAAAAAATGATTCGCTTGGCGGCGGCAGCGCTAATTTGGTTTACTTGGTTTGTCGTCGGCTGTTCTTGATATTCTCGGTAAATTACAATCTGTTAAGTTTTACCAATCTCATCGATAGTTCTCATAAGTTCTCGACTCTGTTCCCTCACTGTCATGAAATTTTGAAGTATAGTATAGATACatttaatgcaatttttcattcatcgtgaagAATCGTAGTGTCTGTTTCGCCTGCAATGATTTCAGGgcaaatgaaataatgaaaaacacTGACGTATACAATttattgttaccaaacaaaacaccaacagaatgcaaaagatactgaagtactgtcatcggccactgagcgatactatgctCACGACATCACTGCAATGCGACCTATTTTGCGCACGTAATCACTGTGGTGACACCGGCAGTTAGGCTCTAGTTTGCGCACATAACGACTGTGGTTACGCCGGACGACAAAGTGTTTATGAATTactcaaaaaataggtctaacgtcatgtgtattcatataaactaaatataaaaactttttatgtattaaaactatgggtaAATGTAATACgatgagtcaaatatctttgatgtgataaatagagtctctcatttttcaaaaacctgtgaaatattgttgtatccaaaaagtctgcaacaaaaataaaaagtattttacagatatgtctgtaaatttactaacATATCtattaatctggcatctctggtggtctgagaatttattgcaagaaatcgcttgaaaaaatccataaatttgcttgaaaatgaagtggattgagtccgcactaCTTAGTACAATAGTATTGTGCGTGTATGGGGCGCTGAAGACAAGATCAAGACGggtccaaggcgcctagaagtatatcctaaggtgaggccgtttcgtcactaagttggttaggggagcggtatatgaaaacagtacggaagaaagcagaaggggatttttttccttgaagtgtgaaagagacagactgatcacgagccaaagtacgtagaatagaaggtagtcCTCCCTGCTTTGATCAtgtagtggtaggcaaagaaaaaaagcaaaaaattgtaataaaccatcgattgaattcatataaattcgaacatttttgaatttttttttaaattgtaataAAAGAACTttctcaaaatatgtttccagGGGATGAAACAACAgttaatcattttaaaattaaaaacagtgaaattatcgcatctgtattataaaaataacgcaaaaaaacgatgaacaaatgtgtggagaggttatatcgaagcagtgtcgttcccgcaatttgataatatgatgAAAGATGAACACTGCTGATTTTTTTGTCTTTCATTGAAGCATCCATCATGAATCATCGCGACGCTTTCATTGGTCTCAGTTTGGAGTGTTCAGCCGTAGTGGGGCCACTTAAGGGACCAAATTGGCGTTTctggaaaacgagaaaaacattTTCTCCATCCCGGATCATCTTCCGAAGTGattgcaaataaatattttgcactTTCGCAAGAAGTGAATGTATAAATTTGGAATTTCGtgtgaaaccattgaaacggaaCGTTTTGGAAGATCCAAGAAGCAAATGCATGAAacagctgaaaacatctccgattagtttatctcatcacaatttatataaaaaaaacacacatatctCCAGTACGAAGACGTCTTCTTTGCTGATTATAGGTTAAAACAGTATCCCCAAAAGAATCCGGCGAAAAATGAAGCGaacaaacaaatatgtttcgcgTATCGAACGAGCTGttgtattcgaaaaagtttaaCCATTTCCGTCTCAACAATTTGTTGGTCGGAAAATGGTGAAAAGATATCCgactttcttcaaaatttttctGCTCCGACATCGCGGGACGTTGCACTTCGACATATTGCTGGAGTAAACAAACactgttcagtatgaaatcgataaaaaatcacatcaaacCTTACCTGCAGTGAAAATGCGGTACACTATCGTGATTATCGTCGGCTCGACCAACGATTTGGTcactttttacgattttttgaacttttcaaaacaagaaatattgcaaaaacttccgaacatcgaacaaattgaggattGTTTGTATACACAGGTAATATcacttaccttctattctacgtactttgatcacgagcgagcttgggcacaagcgtattgtgttttgtttacaaacaaaacacagtagacttccaagatggctgaagagtggttttagccaagacgggtctatggtactaggtgagaccgtttcgtcactaagttggttaggggagcggtatatgaaaacagcacggaagaaagtagaaggggaattatttccttgtagcgtgaaagagacagactgatcaccagcgagcttcggcaatagcgtattgtgttttgtttacaaacaaaatacagtagacttccaagatggctgaagagtggttttagcaagttggcccaccttagtatatacttctaggcgccttggttttagcaagttggcccaccttaggatatacttctacgcgccttgctcAAAACAACTATTCTGTAGTATTCAAATGTCAAAATTGACAGCTATCGGAAGTATTTGTAAACATGGAGCTTGGTAATAcaaatttgttctttattttGCTGCCTCATATTTTGTGATAATCGGGAGGAAATTTACTACGAATAATATGAATCCCAAGATGTATAGCTATCGACAGATGATTGCGTGTAGGGTAACAAATTGATTCATATAATTACTTctacataataaaaaaaaacctatttcGCAGCTGTCGCAAATAACTGGTCGAATAGCGGGaaacttcaaaataaatttatgtgtTTCGAAAATCTCTCAAGACCCTGAAATACAATTGTTTCTTGAGCCAAATTTACTCAACACTGAATCCAATTGTAACCGCTGTATCCGATCTCTGGCCAATTTAGAAACGGATATAGAAGATGTGCGTTTGGAcaggaatgaaaataaaatagtgttaCGACTTCATcgtcaaaaatttattcaaagcgCTTTTCATGATTTTACCTACAGTAGATTAAAGCTATACAAACGCCCGAAAACATCAATAGAGTTCAGTTCTCCCAATATTGCGAAACCTTTCCATGCTGGACATTTACGATCAACAATAATAGGCAATTTCCTTGCAAATCTGTACGATCATTTAGGTCATCAGGTTACGAAGATAAACTATTTGGGAGATTGGGGAACACATATGGGCTACTTGAAGCTGGGTGTTGATTTAAAAAACTTGACCGAAaatgaaatcaaacaaaatccCATCGAAAAATTACGCCAAGCCTATGTGCATGCGTATAAGCAAGCAGAATACGATGAAGAACTTCATTCAAAAGCCAAGCAAATTTTCTGTGATTTGGAGAATGCAGAAAGTAATACTTTACATTCTTGGGACAACTTTCGAACCTACGCGGTGAATGAATTAGAACGAATGTATAAACGACTAGGAATATCATTCGATTATTATTATTGGGAGTCTCAGTATAGAGCCAACAATATATCGGATGTTATATCTCTATTAGAAAGCAGGAATCTACTTCACACCCAACATGACGGCAGTCGAACTATCAAGGTATACTTTTAGTATTAgacggaaaaaaaaatcacaaataattTTCCTATAGGTTGAGAACCGTGTTGTACCGATGATGAAGTCAGATGGATCAACATTGTACCTAACGAGAGATGTAGCAGCACTGATCGATCGTCAACAGAGGTTTAATTTTGATAACATAATGTATGTTGTAGATAATGGACAAAGTGATCATTTCAATGCACTTGTGTCGATTGCACACCAGTTAAACTTACCGTGCGCATCTAAAATAAGTCATGTGAAGTTCGGAAGAGTGCTCGGGATGAGCACAAGGAAAGGAACTTCGGTGCTTCTCGATGATATACTGGATGAAGCAGACTCACTCATGAAGAACAAACAACTGAACACTAAAAGTATGTATCACATATCGCGATCAGTACCATTTTGCTCATGCGATCTCATTCATTCACAGCTACTAAAATCGATGTACATCGGAACCCGGAAGTGTCTGCAATACTAGGAACGACTGCCGTAATCATTAATGATTTGAAGCAGCAAAGAATGCGTAATTACGATTTCAACTGGGATAAGGCATTACAAGTGGAAGGTGATAGTGGCATAAAATTACAATATACACATTGTCGTTTATGGAGCCTGCAGCAAAATGTCGAATCTACGAATCAGACTGAATGCATACCAGAAATGTTTCCAGAGAAAGAGGCATTAGATTTGATTTGTACTATCGTAAAATTTGGTGATATATTAGTAGAATCGGAAGAAAAACGGGAGGCATGCGTTTTGGTGAACTATCTTTTTGGATTGTGGTAATTATCTCCTAAAATTAACCATAACTCACTGAAACTCTAGAAAGTCCTGGGCGTTAAGTGAAATCCatattttcacctttttatttcAGTAACGCTATAAATCGTGCTATGCGAGTCCTTCATGTGAAAAATGAACCATACAGAGAGAAACAGATTCAACGATTGCAGCTCTTTGTTCTGGCACGGAAGGTCCTGCAACGTGGGATGGAAATTCTAGGATTGAAACCATTGTTGAATATGTAATTTTGGGTTTATTCGTATCAAGCATTTGTTTCGTAGGAATAAAATTGATAGCTTAATACATTTCATCGCTTTTTCCACGTGTACTTTCTGCGGGCCCCAGCCTGTCCGGGTTTCTTTCGCTCCCTTCGACGATAGTCGCGTTGCAACAATCCGGCTTGAAGCAGAAgaaaaattcatattgatagGTTGTAACGAAGGACATGAAATACTTACCTATTCTCATTCGATCAATGGTTTCTGTGTCGAGAAAACTGCGCAACGCCATGGAGATTCCCCAACGAATCGCTCCAGCTTGCCCAGATGAACCTCCTCCTTGAACGTTGCTCACGATGTCAACTTTGTTAATCATGTTGGTAAACACAAGAGGAAATAGTACCTAGAAGTGTAAATTTGTCAATACGTTCTGTATCTAATAAGGCAACTATCCAAATTTGCGATATGATTGTGTGCTTATTGATAAAGAAAATTCTTAATTTTGAACGATATAGGAAGACTCTTGTTACTCTTCACTTCATCAGCTgatgaaccatgttttagcgaTGTTGAATAaacatacagtcaatcgcaaaactaAGCATACAACTCGAGCTGATATGttattgttcttcttcttctttctttgtttttaagaggctttaaactttgcagttcattcgcctctaactgttattgttgagtttttcggggttaaaaaataaatgatagaatgcgacttatattcatcgtaaaatcgatccattttactttcatgtagtgataagaaaaaaattaaaatggtcacatttctacttcatgtttaaaatacaagcaaaaaatctccaattaagacattccaaaattgagtgtacagttcaagcttttcttaaaacgaaaattgaaatcttttcagaaatgttaatagataacaaaaatcaatcccctagtatttggtatggccccCTTTTGGCATCCAGCACTTCTTGCAAAATCCGAggcgagatttctggtcactgtagacggaagaACCTCTCAGATCTtcgtaatcgtcgttttgagttccgcttcgttccctagattttgatggatggatggatggatggatggttcttgatttcccaccatatatactcaatagtgttcaagttCGGTAATTTCgaaggtgttttgagttgattgggacataatTGATCAGGCATTCCAGAACCACgaagtcagtttgcttcgggtgcaggttacgtttcagcaagatcaattaagccatcttgtccatcgccgaatcgataaacaccatggttccagttccagaaacCGCCAATGTACCATGCAACATCTGACTAAcgccgccgtgttttactgtgataaccaaatgctgaatctaaagcaccgatcctggtttcctccACGCCATCTGCCTTCCATTCGATTCAAAGATATTGGTTTTCGGCTAATTCATATAGAAGATCTTGTCCCAGATATCCTTGGGTCTGTTTACATATGCTTTAGCAAAATGTAGTTGTTTTCTTCATATTCACTTTTGAGATGAAATATTATTCACggccaacacgacctctcagattgttcctgtatgttGCTCTCCGGATAGTGTCTACGCAGACAAgtcttccaatgatgccggccacttcagtagtcaatttaggaatgtttggtttagggttctttcgcaatgttcgaacaaatacccgttcatcatcagaagataggatccgtttgcgttctctaccacttcgtatttccacttgtttatgatatTCTTTACTGTCGAGTGGGTTCTTCCGACAGCAgctgctatttcctgcaataTCTTTGAACGACAATTcatacttattatcattgtacatGTAACAATATCTATATGGTTATGTGTTGATACCAATTAATGATGAAAAAAGGTACGCTAATTCGCGGAGAAACTTACTTACAAGACTAATTTGTTCagagaaatttaaggtgtacacaTAATTTGCGATGCCTAGATTAGACATTGTTtccaatttttaggaataaacaattagcagaaaacttttctcggaattttattgcacatacagctagttaaatgtgtgagtaattaatATGTGAATATTACGTGTTTTTCTACTTTTATTTCGGAAATATGTCAATAATACGTGAAATAAAGGAGTTAGTGAACCATTAAAGTTAAAATAACGGAACTAATacccagcattttttttttgtttctgtgctgcaatgaataaatatatacgtTAAGCTAAAATACCAGACTTCTTATGCGCGCGCTTTattttcgagagacgagtatcggTTTCCTCTTCCTCACAAccagggcttggaaatattgagcttgttatgtaatattgaaaatatatttttatcagtgtaacgcgtttatttttcttgtcgatgctgctgtcattcattcgacggcgaacaaattttcaactgtgttcattcatgttCATTCTGTGCTATCTGAGCTTTCCCTAAaactcgagtcatgagaatccATTCACATTTATTAATTGCCATTAAATTGTCAGGaatagaggtgtgcaaatcagctcatcatgatgaacagctctgatcatatcagctcatctaaatgagctgttctttatgaacagctcttcagctcagttgtcagtgccgactttcaatttgggtcccaaactcgatagccacgaagccagtttgaaaatgttataattcaaatgaaatttttcacaccatattattaattacttgaaacacgtattccagactattatttacaacagactcggcgagtacaacatttccgacatttttactgaggctttacattacaatagaaagttttcttcaaaaaaaaaaaaatcttatgagatttttgcaccgcctgcaaacaaagtgtttttcattgaaatagaatactcatttgatacacagaagttaattttcattaataatttgaattttaaaaacgtgttcattctgcctgagagccaattattatttttggcgccccctaaactggtaaacaaagctcaatgccgtcaacgcgaatataacagttgaaaagacgagggacaaatgaaactaaactgatgtcttaacacgaagagcgagagacggtcagttcatttgaatcttacagctcacacactctcttcaattctacagctcttttctctccttcatcatcatcaaagtgagctgaagagctgtttgattttttttgcgagctgttccgcgtcaactcacttcaaagagtcgattcttcggaacagctcatgagcggatggcacatctctagtcaggaatgttgtgactgttcattttcaatatcccgatatgtgtgtgattttctcattgagtcattgccttgcttattcagttatGTTTTAAGTTTCTCCGAcagggcaacgcaaatcggtggcgcaagcggaaatgccaacaaaagagtaagatctgcatgcacactcacagctaaggattgcatAGGCTTGGGCGGCGAGGaggcattctgcagaatcgatccgagtagcGAATGCAAACTTTGTCAGCCAAAGCtagatgttggcaatttcatccgctcaTCCTATAGTacagtttgatccgtttgcaaaaggaagctcgaaatattcccattgcgttcgtgtcttggacaccaccattttatgttcgtgtgttcggaatttgagtcaaaaataaaatgtttgaaatttgagtcaagacggtatttttttacatcggaattggagtcttttgaagcatttctgtcaagtggaattggaattgcatattcaccatgtaaaatgaaaacattttaactgagacggaaaccttgtATGCTTGAACAATTGAATTtcttggagccgatctggcgtagtggtaacatccatacctcttacgctgaagatcacgagttcaattctcactcccaacattcttccaaaattggaagtaaaaagtgacgaaccagccaaaagtgttgaaagtcactataatacagatataaaaaaaaaaaattgaatttcttgtcactattatgagcattctgtacatcgttatcttcctcaacgaatttctccgtttcgtcagtgtccgagaacgatgctgatagtgaatgaactggtatattaataccaatgaatgacaaaactagggatgtTTTATTTTGCTCATATTCCGTAAACGCAGaactgaacgaaaaaaaaataaccaaaaCTGGATGGATCAACTGTGAGAGGTGTTCAGACTTACGTGCGCGCGCCTaaatttcgagagacgagtattgATTTTCTCTTCCGCGCAACCCCttcatgtgcaagcgatgagaccgggctttaGCACACGAGCCTGGATTTGGTTCCTTCTCTTCGCTTTCGTAACATATTGAG
The Toxorhynchites rutilus septentrionalis strain SRP chromosome 2, ASM2978413v1, whole genome shotgun sequence genome window above contains:
- the LOC129771543 gene encoding probable arginine--tRNA ligase, mitochondrial, with product MNPKMYSYRQMIACRLSQITGRIAGNFKINLCVSKISQDPEIQLFLEPNLLNTESNCNRCIRSLANLETDIEDVRLDRNENKIVLRLHRQKFIQSAFHDFTYSRLKLYKRPKTSIEFSSPNIAKPFHAGHLRSTIIGNFLANLYDHLGHQVTKINYLGDWGTHMGYLKLGVDLKNLTENEIKQNPIEKLRQAYVHAYKQAEYDEELHSKAKQIFCDLENAESNTLHSWDNFRTYAVNELERMYKRLGISFDYYYWESQYRANNISDVISLLESRNLLHTQHDGSRTIKVENRVVPMMKSDGSTLYLTRDVAALIDRQQRFNFDNIMYVVDNGQSDHFNALVSIAHQLNLPCASKISHVKFGRVLGMSTRKGTSVLLDDILDEADSLMKNKQLNTKTTKIDVHRNPEVSAILGTTAVIINDLKQQRMRNYDFNWDKALQVEGDSGIKLQYTHCRLWSLQQNVESTNQTECIPEMFPEKEALDLICTIVKFGDILVESEEKREACVLVNYLFGLCNAINRAMRVLHVKNEPYREKQIQRLQLFVLARKVLQRGMEILGLKPLLNM